From the Periophthalmus magnuspinnatus isolate fPerMag1 chromosome 1, fPerMag1.2.pri, whole genome shotgun sequence genome, one window contains:
- the LOC117379009 gene encoding transcription factor IIIA-like codes for METKAEKHKRFICSFQGCFAAYNKQWKLDAHLCKHTGVKPHTCGYQGCGKSFCSPYHLARHELIHSGDKPFPCTEEGCSEAFTTNSNRLRHIDRFHRDTQEPRLYVCKFEDCGLRFKKNKQLKSHMCEQHEKLPPYQCTFEGCTMRFTFPSKLKRHEKVHRGYPCVEEGCAFVGKTWTEYTAHRRGQHRARFSCEECSRNFKDQSSLNLHRRIHSDTRLVLKCSRGDCDRTFTTAFNLQSHIWSFHEEIRPFTCPHPGCGRSFSMKQSLTRHGVIHDPERKKIRKAPNKRSLASRLSGFEDKKTSAKTSLNPVQNRPGPSPDLDPGLNPDPRVKSPSLPNPVPNPGLNPSPVQNPHPVQTLVQFQELIFDPNNGLNPSGQSLVQDHSPNLVQDSVELVSLLQDTSLLCETHVSNALSASVTA; via the exons ATGGAGACTAAAGCGGAGAAACATAAGCGGTTTATCTGCTCGTTTCAGGGTTGTTTCGCTGCGTATAACAAACAGTGGAAATTAGATGCACATTTATGTAAACACACGGGAGTGAAGCCGCACACGTGTGGATACCAGGGCTGCG GTAAGTCCTTCTGCAGCCCGTACCATTTGGCGCGTCACGAGTTGATCCACAGTGGAGACAAGCCGTTCCCCTGCACTGAGGAGGGCTGCAGCGAAGCATTCACCACAAACTCTAACCGTCTCCGCCATATCGACCGATTCCATCGTGACACACAAGAGCCACGATTGTATGTCTGCAAGTTTGAGGACTGTGGACTCAGATTCAAGAAGAACAAACAACTCAAGTCCCACATGTGTGAACAACATGAGAAATTACCGCCGTATCAATGTACTTTTGAAG GTTGTACGATGAGATTCACCTTCCCGAGTAAACTGAAGCGTCATGAGAAGGTTCACAGAGGTTATCCGTGTGTGGAGGAGGGCTGTGCGTTTGTGGGGAAGACATGGACAGAGTATACGGCTCACAGGAGGGGGCAGCACCGAGCACGTTTCAGCTGTGAGGAGTGTTCTAGAAACTTCAAAGACCAGTCCAGTCTGAATCTGCACCGGCGCATTCACAGTGACACACGTCTAGTGCTCAAATGCTCCCGAGGCGACTGCGACCGCACCTTCACCACAGCCTTTAATCTCCAGAGCCATATATGGTCCTTCCACGAGGAGATTCGTCCCTTTACTTGTCCTCACCCGGGTTGTGGCCGAAGCTTCTCCATGAAGCAGAGTTTGACG CGTCACGGAGTCATACACGACCCTGAGAGGAAGAAGATCCGGAAAGCTCCAAATAAGCGGTCTCTTGCCTCAAGGCTAAGTGGATTCGAGGACAAAAAGACCTCTGCCAAAaccagtctaaacccagtccaGAACAGGCCTGGTCCTAGTCCTGACTTAGATCCTGGTCTAAATCCTGATCCCAGAGTCAAGAGTCCCAGTCTTCCAAATCCTGTCCCAAATCCCGGTCTTAATCCCAGTCCAGTGCAGAATCCTCATCCGGTCCAGACTTTGGTTCAGTTCCAGGAATTAATTTTTGACCCAAATAATGGACTAAACCCTTCAGGCCAGTCTCTGGTGCAGGATcatagtcccaatttagtccagGACTCTGTGGAGCTGGTCTCTCTCCTGCAGGACACCTCTTTACTGTGTGAGACTCATGTCAGTAACGCCCTCAGCGCCTCTGTCACTGCCTGA
- the yju2b gene encoding probable splicing factor YJU2B, with translation MGERKGTNKYYPPDFDPAKHGSLNGYHKTHALRERARKLSQGILIIRFEMPYNIWCDGCKNHIGMGVRYNAEKKKVGNYYTTPIYRFRMKCHLCVNYIEMQTDPQNCDYVIVSGAQRKEERWDMEENEQILTTEHSEKEKLETDAMFKLDHGGKDKEKLKRALPSLSEIQDLQAGWKDDFQLNSSLRKKFRTEKKVLAEQEEKDNAVRARTNLSIPLLPEREEDKRLATLLTYATPDSFDGKQQSKRQAISSRSWFSSSSSTAGGAAQSLLHRLGQQGKEAAVVKALGPSHGAFIRKRTTTTTDVTMASTMDEPSHGVLIRKQTATTKNATTATNTTTEGQSHGVLIQKQTATDLTTATTMNKPEHVTMVTVTREAADCECRGGTGEEKQNGHLNIMDRNRTSLVADYSESDSDGAQ, from the exons ATG GGTGAGAGGAAAGGAACAAACAAGTACTACCCTCCGGATTTCGATCCAGCCAAG CATGGGTCTCTCAATGGCTATCACAAAACCCACGCTCTTCGAGAAAGAGCCAGGAAGCTGTCCCAGGGCATCCTCATCATAAG GTTTGAGATGCCCTACAACATCTGGTGTGATGGCTGCAAGAACCACATCGGGATGG GGGTTCGGTACAACGCAGAGAAGAAGAAAGTGGGGAACTATTACACCACTCCAATCTACAG GTTCAGGATGAAGTGCCATCTGTGCGTGAACTACATCGAGATGCAGACAGACCCCCAGAACTGTGACTATGTGATCGTGAGCGGGGCccaaagaaaagaggagagatgggacATGGAGGAGAATGAGCAGATCCTCACCACTG AGCACTCGGAGAAAGAGAAGTTGGAGACAGACGCCATGTTTAAACTGGACCACGGTGGtaaagacaaagagaaactgAAGAGGGCGCTCCCATCTCTGTCTGAGATCCAAGACCTGCAGGCTGGTTGGAAGGACGACTTTCAGCTCAACAGTTCTCTCCGCAAGAAATTCAGG acaGAGAAGAAGGTTTTAGCTGAGCAGGAAGAGAAAGACAACGCGGTGAGAGCCAGAACTAACCTGTCCATCCCTCTGCTCCccgagagagaagaggacaagAGACTGGCCACTCTGCTCACCTATGCTACCCCAGACT cATTTGATGGCAAACAGCAGAGCAAACGTCAAGCGATCTCCAGCCGCTCGTGGTTCAGCTCCTCATCCTCGACTGCAGGAGGCGCTGCTCAAAGTCTACTTCACAGGTTGGGTCAGCAGGGCAAAGAGGCAGCGGTGGTCAAAGCCCTGGGACCATCTCATGGAGCATTCATCCGAAAAAGAACCACAACCACCACAGATGTAACCATGGCATCCACCATGGATGAACCATCTCATGGAGTGCTCATCCGAAAACAAACTGCAACAACCAAAAATGCAACTACAGCAACAAACACAACCACAGAAGGACAATCTCATGGAGTGTTAATCCAAAAACAAACCGCCACAGACTTAACCACGGCAACAACCATGAACAAACCTGAACATGTAACCATGGTGACAGTAACAAGGGAAGCTGCAGACTGTGAGTGTAGAGGAGGAACAGGGGAGGAGAAACAAAATGGACACTTGAATATTATGGATAGAAATCGTACGTCTCTTGTTGCAGATTACAGTGAGTCGGACTCAGATGGTGCGCAGTGA